Part of the Asterias rubens chromosome 20, eAstRub1.3, whole genome shotgun sequence genome, cacgaatttgatttagagacctcagatttagaaatcaaccatctaaacgcacacaactttttgggaggggtgtttttttctttcattattatctcgcaacttcgatgaccaattgagctcaaattttcacagattagttattttatgcatatgttgagatccacccactgtgaaggctagtctttcacaattaccaattgtatccactgcctttaacgccaTGCCATCCAAATGACACATCAAAATCAATAGTGTATAACGTCTATACTTGATTTGTTTCTTCGAAATACTTGATCAAGGCTTCACACGCCGTCTCTGCAGACGAGATACATCCATCAAAGTTAGAATGCGTAAAAGCATCACCAGCTGCGACTATTGCATAGGTAGGTTGCTGGGCCAGGAACACACTTCCAGGGGTGCCTTCATATGGAGTAGACACCTAGCAAGCACACCAAAATATTGCATGTCAATGGTGAAGAAAAGATATCATTGTTgcagtttaaaggcaaagtatttgTTTTGTGGTCCGATTGATTGTTTCAATCCAAtaatgtagatgtacacaataaaactaactaaAAGGTATTCGTTTTTAAAAGATATTGATGAAAATCAGGGGCGAATATGTCCGGGTAGGAAGCTAAtaggcctttttgaggtatggcggacttGATAGGAATGTACTAagtggtttgggtgtatatacacaaatttacccaaaccttatagtgttgtagcattgtgtccgccatattttaaaaaggcttattggaaaaacacaatctgagaaatgttactgacagtaatgcttctcagattcaaacagtaaaaactgatacatttttacattacaacattactttgaaatgaaatgtttgtaaaaatggTTGATACTATGGAAAGTTGATGTACATCTAGCCTTGTAACCAAACGTTTTtggtatacacacaaattgacCCAAGCgtaatagtgttgtagcattgtgtccgctaTATCTCAACAAGGCTTATTGTGCCTAGTACCTGTAGGTATATCTGCGGTGCCTCTCAGTGCCTTCTTAAATCCACAGAACCAAACATCTGAACCCTTTCTACAGGGTGGAAGCAGCCTGCGCTGCACCAACATATCACAGGTTATAGACAACCTCAATGCCATTGGCCTACAACACATGTTCCTGCTGCCCAGGATCGGCCTGGATggcacaaacaaatttttaacaTTGAAAACACCTGTGGCCACAACATCTTGAGCCAAATAAGCCCCGAGTAGCgtcaacagtacatgtatatatattataagcgttgttaaatttgcatcggggataaagaatactaattttggtttttacccacacaccaatgtgtgttagcattgtatactcagaactttcccgagtcctgtgaaaaaatatcacaggcatgttactcgggtgggatttgaacccacgacacttgcaattctagagcagtgtcttaccaactagactaccgaggttgcccggtagctagaggcagttcgaatcctatgttttggtaGCGGGCACCGCAACAATATAAgcgatgttaaatttgcatcgggataaagaatattaattttggtttttatccatacactaatgtgtgttagcactgtatactcagtacttataaatataatatatatatttacctGTGAATATCGCCAACGTTGACATTTGACCTTTGCTGGTTCTGGGAGGTCAGGCATCAGCTGACGTAAATGTTGCATGATGATTGATTGTACCTCATCCTTGTCCGTCTCAAGGTATTTTATACCAAATGGGACACTTGTGTGAACAACAAGAGATGGTCCTTGTTTGCTGGAATCTGTAGggtagaaaaaaacaattgtcttaaagcaatcgcacaacataggtgaacagtattgtccaaagacccacactttgtgtaccacaacttctatatcaaataacaaacctgtgaaaatttaggctcaactggtcatcggagtcgggagaaaataatgggaaaacccacccttgtttccgcacatttcgccgtgtcatgacatgtgtttaaaataaatatgttattcttgatatcgagaattgataattattttaatgttttctcaaaacgtaaagcatttcatggaataatatttcaagtgaagtctttcaccattaccttctgtaaaccctgtaagttatttgtaaatctgtgaacttttaacttttgttctgttcagaaagtgtctaatggctttaaaggtggGGTCATTGTTAAGTTTTTGCTTTCTGTCAATGTAATGGTGATTAACTAGCAAAAATGATCAAGAATGATACAATGGACGTAAAAATTCAGCTGAATACAGAGTCTACTTGTtcagaaaacagcaacaaaacagTCACTGTATTTTtacacaaatgtacatgtagaatccACCCacatttagcgaggtgacacAGGGTACCAACCACATATGGCAGCAGCATTCACtaatggacaccaaccctctGAAATCTGAGAGAcgattcaaaataataattataataatagccagtttttatattgcgcTTTTCACATCCGGAGGGCTTCCAAAagcacttcacattattacccctgatcactgggccttaaatcactccttaaaccatctcagctccctggtggggagtatgcagcctgtgcaacattaatatgcactactcggctaaatcaatcacaagaaccatctctgccctcacaggtacccatttacccctgggtggagagaagcaattatagttaagtgtcttgctcagggacacaattgtcacaaccgggatttgaacccacaatctgctgaacagaagcaccagagcttgagttcggtgttcttatccactcggcaaCGACACCCTGCATGAATCagttctcatattcaaatttttttaaagccattggacactttccgtAAACAGTATGTCCAAAGGCccgcacttcgtgtatcacaacttatatataaaataacaaacctgtggaaatttaggctcaatcggtcatcggagtcgggagaaaataacgggaaaacccacccttgtttcctcaTGTTTCGCCGCGTCatgtgacatgtgtttactataaatccgtaattatcaaagtttttgagaaagaagaaatttccacaaatttgattttgagacctcagaattagattttgaggtcctgaaatcaagcatctgaaagcacacaactttgtgtgacaatgctGCTTTTtattcttacattattatctcggaacttcgacgaccaattgaactcaatttttcacaggtttgttatttcattcatatgttgagatacaccaagtaagaagactggtctttgacaattactaatagtgtccagtgtctttaagatggagaacttttgtaaatataagATTGTTGAATCTTACCGACTCCTCTTTTCTCTGTGTCTACCGAGATCCATCGGATGCAAGGATCTTTCTGAACATAGCGAGCACACGGTGAAGTATCCAGAGATGTTCCCTGATCAAAGAACAGCCCCAAGGCGTAGCGGGATGAATATGACACAGACTGTAGTTTTGATTTCACTCCACTGTTTTTAGCTGtggtaaaatgaaataataataaaaagacagttctctaagaacaaactctacctggcaaaaaGCGACTAGAACCCCAAATTtctttacccagtcagtttcccttgtggttaataGTTGCATTCcgttaaggtgatcccctggctgcagcttcccaggttgtattataaacttgggtgttatccctggctacacgacagCTAATGATTGTGTGGCTTATGACTGGCAATCcttacaaagatattgacaaaatagggagaccgccaatataggtcctagatagctcagctggtacAGCGCTGGCACTTTACAccggaggtctttggttcgaattctgctttagtcaacttttctttgttcaatcccaaatcattaaaaaaaaaaaaattactctcGAATTAAACTCAAGGTTGATCgctggcacattaatctggaggtcgcaaacctcaatttttttctttgtttaaccaaaGATTCTATAAAATTTACCCCATCAAtatctggttctggttctggtgaaTTACTGCACAATCTCCAAATATTGGGATGTACACATGCAGGTGACTGAGCAGCTAtgatttattacttgataataAATTTTCGGCAAATTATTCTTACCAAGTGCTTCTTGAACCAAACCCTTCAGTTGAAGAATTTGAGGTGCTGGCATCGTCAAGATGACAGCATCGAATACCTCCAACTGATCTTCCTGTGGGTTAGCAATGATCTTGATGGTCGTCTGCGTTTCTCCTGTCACTGAATCACCCTCCATGACATTGGGCTGAGAGTCCATGTAGAGTTTGACGGATGGAATCGGTGGTTGGGTGGAATCATTCATGTTCACTGCTTCTAGTTTGACAAGAGGGCGTTCATATTGCACTGCGGATTCTGTTATATAAAATGgattatcaaaataaaataaaaatctcaagGTTTTAACTTGTGTCATCCAATAAGATTTGAAAtgtgcatggtgggagtataattaggtgaggtttgcagtaaatattattataatataataataatataatatttaagTCTTATAGTACACAcaaatctaccaaacaaggtactcaaggcgctgagatatacaaactttcaggaaGATAGgaaattgcagtgatgaaccCTGAGACCCAATGAATGGTGCTATGATAAACTCTCTGACCcctgaaggggcacagcaatttccctctggtagggggcacctctatgatgaaaatgtaaatttgtaatgaaactttgcaagggcaccgcaacaaaagcacagggcaccactgcaattgctgtgggCGCCAGGGCATAATTGTGCAAAGACATATAAAAGTCAAGAAGCTGTTACCATGGCCACAGTACATAGACAGACCCCTCGTTAGGGGTGTTGAGACATAAACAAAAGATTATGCctgaacttaaaacaaaaaacatactttaaaacagcaacaaaacaaTCCAAGTTAAGAAACTTTACAGAATTGTAAGTACtttatatacataaactgacaaacctgtaaaagtttgagatcgctctgccatctgggtcacaagaaagaAAGTGTAAAAacagattacacattttgcatgacatcgattacaaaagaaaatgaataaaacgctcactgagcaataaactgtgaaataagttttctttgtttcccatcaaatgtgacatttcagacagaaatatttcgagggatattttctacttttatcatcattagaccctgtaagtttttctgaaatctgtgatcttagaaaaaaaaatttcttaccaattctgtaatgttcctttaaatactaaaaataaagATTTATACCTGAATTCTTTAAGAAGTGTTTGACGATTGAGCTTACTCCTTGAGGTGTGACGTAGTGCACAGTACCTTGCTCATAATGACTATCTCTTGCACCATCAATGGTCGCTGTCAATGGTTGCAATAAACCATTGGTCAAAAGTTCCTGGTGGTAGCTTAtgagaaggagaagaagaaagtaaaagaaaaagtaaattaaaacaaattgatgtcATTCTAAAGTTTAGAGATCTTCACATAAGAAGCAAGTAACTTGATGAAAAAACCTGTTTATTTTACCGTACATGTACAACAGTACAGGCATACCTGTCttcattaaagacacttgacaatattggtaattgtcaaagaccagtcttctcacttggtgtatctcaacatgcataaaataacacaactgttaaaatttgagctcaattggtcgtcaaagttactCGAGATCAGACTAGTCTAAACTCTTtggaaatccacccctggcatGGTTTTGGCTGCATAtcgcaccacagcaccttgtaaagaaTAACAAAGTGCTTTGTCAATAAATTGGTCTAAAAAGTGTGgctccacaataccttaaaaaaaaatactgaatgttgaagacTTTGAGCGTCACTGACTGAGAGTATGACGGTGTGAGCACTACATAAGAAGTcactagtatacaaatattgactgcttcgagtgctatggttaaaactatgactcccgaggtgatccccggagcgttctattttcccgaggcgaagccgagggaaaatagaacgctccagggatcaccaagggagtcatagtttttaaccattgcacgagtaaaagcagtcaatatttgttttataacaccccaaacatttctaaatactgtactattattattacgttacagacctgaatgctacaatccacggacgacgcgaatacagattgcaaacacttttgcttactgtgttgcatgtagtgtcgtgcaatccgaaatggttacagactattaatttatcatcctcgtacacgcaacggacgtctgggtactgcacgccgtgtgctagtctgtcagactagcacacggcgccgtgtgctagtcttcggactagcgcatggcaaaccgacgcactatcacacggccgtcgtctagcgaaactaagacatgtcatgtgacgcgctctaaaccaatgagcaggcagaatacttgcaaggggtgttataattactattattatgtgTGTTACACTGTTGGGAGCTGTACCTCTCATGTTTCTTTGCATAGTCCGGTGTTACAGTGATGTACTGGGCTCCAAGATCAGCGGTGCACTGTGGGTTATCAGGACTTCGACTTGTACTCATACGACCACCTAAATGAGAAGACATCAAGTGGCAAATTAAATACTGTAAATTGTAATGTAGGCAGCGACAAATTAGGGTCAGGCATGGTTAGTCTGTGATGGTGTAGATGAGTGCTATGGTTCTACACCCAgctctatagacgatgtgacctatgtttacattcagtTACTCGTTACATTAAGTTACTCGTCTTAATTTTAAGACTGGCCATACATTTTAATATCTCttgggactagtcttaaaggGACTGGTCCTGACTCTTTGCGGGATCGACCCCTGATATGATATAATTGTAAGTGTATTTCCTATATGGACACCTTTTTAAAGTATTGTAAGTTTAACTAATCTT contains:
- the LOC117303626 gene encoding renalase-like, whose translation is MMPRVLIAGAGATGALCANILRQNLKNKVELVVWDKARGTGGRMSTSRSPDNPQCTADLGAQYITVTPDYAKKHESYHQELLTNGLLQPLTATIDGARDSHYEQGTVHYVTPQGVSSIVKHFLKNSESAVQYERPLVKLEAVNMNDSTQPPIPSVKLYMDSQPNVMEGDSVTGETQTTIKIIANPQEDQLEVFDAVILTMPAPQILQLKGLVQEALAKNSGVKSKLQSVSYSSRYALGLFFDQGTSLDTSPCARYVQKDPCIRWISVDTEKRGVDSSKQGPSLVVHTSVPFGIKYLETDKDEVQSIIMQHLRQLMPDLPEPAKVKCQRWRYSQVSTPYEGTPGSVFLAQQPTYAIVAAGDAFTHSNFDGCISSAETACEALIKYFEETNQV